The Pseudomonadota bacterium genome includes a window with the following:
- a CDS encoding DUF882 domain-containing protein gives MIRRWQSVPPIPKPKWREGFRDLTLYSVNLGERIRVFPFLPDGTLDPAVVDEVARVMRDKDTDAVHAISPRLIKLIYKLAVKFNVRQITIISGYREPKDEEGGGHHADGSAIDMAFSGVRLPALAQAARRLGHAGVGLYPTAGFIHLDVREGRSYFWADSSGPGQPGCVRPLDASQAFANDAKWRPDKDEPIPAKNRKGVLLGARPPDDPSPDPSPIPSPNG, from the coding sequence ATGATTCGTCGATGGCAGAGCGTTCCGCCGATCCCCAAACCCAAATGGCGCGAAGGTTTTCGCGACCTGACGCTCTACTCGGTCAACCTCGGAGAGCGGATCCGCGTGTTCCCTTTCCTCCCGGACGGAACGCTCGACCCCGCGGTCGTGGATGAGGTCGCGCGCGTCATGCGCGACAAGGATACGGACGCCGTGCACGCGATCTCTCCACGCCTCATCAAGCTCATCTACAAGCTCGCCGTCAAATTCAACGTGCGACAGATCACGATCATCTCGGGTTATCGCGAACCCAAGGACGAGGAAGGCGGCGGCCACCACGCGGACGGCTCCGCGATCGACATGGCGTTCTCCGGCGTGCGGCTGCCGGCGTTGGCTCAGGCCGCGCGACGGCTCGGCCACGCCGGCGTCGGGCTCTATCCGACCGCCGGGTTCATCCACCTGGACGTCCGCGAGGGCCGCTCGTACTTCTGGGCGGATAGCTCCGGCCCCGGGCAGCCGGGGTGCGTCCGGCCGTTGGACGCGTCGCAGGCCTTCGCGAACGACGCCAAGTGGCGGCCCGATAAGGACGAGCCGATCCCGGCCAAGAACCGGAAGGGCGTGCTGCTCGGCGCGCGCCCCCCGGACGACCCCTCCCCGGACCCCTCCCCGATTCCCTCCCCGAACGGATAG